GGCGCTCACGAGGGAGGGCTTCCGCGTCCGCCTCGTGCACGTGAACGAGGGGCTCGTCGACCCCTCGGCGCCGCCTCCCGAGGGCATCTGGATCAACCGCATCAGCCCGTCGTCGCACACGCGCGGCCACGTCCACACGGTGGAGTTGGCCCGCCAGCTCCTCTACTGGCTGGAATCGCACGGCCGCCGGGTGATCAACGGGCTCGGCGCCTTCGAGCTGGAGATGAGCAAGCTGCGGCAGGATCTCGTCCTGCGGCGGCACGGGATCCGCACGCCGCGCACGGTGCTGGCGGTGGGGAGGGAGCACCTGCTCGAAGCGGCCACCACCTTCGACGGCCCGTTCATCACCAAGCACGACCAGGGCGGCAAGGGGCTGGGGATTCGCCTCTTCCACAACCCGCGAGAACTCGAGCGGCATCTCGACGGCGACGGCTTCGATGCCGGGCCCGGCGCCCGGATGATCCTCCAGCAGTACATCGACGCCCCGGAGCCGTTCATCACGCGAGTGGAGATCGTGGGCGGCCGCTTCCTGTTCGCCATGCGGAGTTCCACCGCAGACGGGTTCGAGCTCTGCCCCTCCGACGCGTGCAATCCGATGCCCTCGGAGAGAAACGCACCTGCCGGGACGGAGGAGGAGGCGGCGCTCGAGGTGTGCCCGGCCGGCCCCGGTCTCTTCAGCCCCTCGCCGGTCGCGGAGGATGACCCGCTGGTGCAGCGGTACATCCGGCTCTGCAACGAGGAGGGGATCGAGATCGCCGGCATCGAATTCGTGCGCGACGCGTGGGGCCACCGCTACACGTACGACATCAACGGCACGACGAACTACAACCAGACGCTCGGCGCCCGGATCGGCGTCGACGGCATGGGCGAGGTGGCCCGCTACGTACGCCGGACGGCGACCCCCGGCCGCCGACGGCGGCGGCGCATCGCGAGTTGAGCGACGGCGGGTGCTTTCCCGCGGCAACGTCAGGCGTCAGCGGAAGGCTCGGCGCAGCAGGAATTCGTAGGGCCCGTCGCCGAGCCACTTCCTGATGAAGAGCGCGGGCCATGCCATGGAGCCCTTGACGTATCTGCGGCGTGGATTGGGGGTGGTGGCGGCCTCGAGCAGCACCTCGGCGAGCACGAGGGCCGCGGTGCTGCGGTCCCTTGCCTTCGGATCATCGAACATCCTGAAGAACGGTTCGAACTGCGCCTTGTACGCGGTGCCGTCGTAGTACTCGTTCAGCCGCGCTCGGGTCACGTCGAAGAACTCGGTCTTGATCGCGCCCGGTTCGACGAGGACGACCTGGATGTTGAACGGAGCGGTCTCGAGGCGGAGGCAGTCGGACCAGCCTTCCAGCGCGTGTTTGGTGGCTACGTACCAGGCGCCGAAAGGCACGAAGATCTTCCCCACCACGGATGAGACGTTGATGATCCGGCCCGTGCGCTGCGCTCTCATATGCGGCAGGACGAGCTGGGTGAGGTGGGCGAGGCCGAACAGGTTCACCTCGAACTGGTACCGCGCGTCGTCGAGCGGGATGTCCTCGACGGGGCCGTAGAGGCCGAAGCCGGCGTTGTTGATGAGGACATCGATGCGCCCCTCGTCCTCGATGATCCGGCGCACGGCCCGCTCATTGTCGCCCTCCTTCGTGACATCCATCTCCACGGGCGCGATGCCGTGCTCGGCCAGTGCCTGCAGGCGGTCCCGACGCCGGGCGCCGGCGTACACGGTGTGACCCTTCCGAGCCAGGAGGATCGCGGCTTCCCGCCCGATGCCGGCGGATGCTCCGGTGACCAGCATCACCTTGCCCATGGCGCTGCTCCTTCCTCCGGCGTCTTCTTTCGGGGGCGCGTGAAGACGTTCCCGCGGGAACGTCAGGGTGAAGCTTCGAGTGGTGGACACGATGTCAGCATTGAGCGAGGTGTGGAAGAAGCGAACCGCATGAAGAGCCGGCGGAACCCGCGAGCCACGGCGCAGGGCGGGCTGTGGAAGGGGCTGAATCCCGGGATGGCGGTGGCCGCCAAGGGCGTCGTGCTCGTCTTCGTCCTCGCCACGGTCTGGGACGTGGATGCCGCGGGGGCCGTGTTCGGCCGCGTCCGCGCCTGGATCGAGGGCACGCTCGACTGGTTCTACGTCCTGACGGTTTGCGCCACCCTGTTCGCCTGCCTGTTCCTGGCGTGCAGCCGGTTCGGCAGGATCCGGCTCGGCGATGAAGATTCCTCGCCCGAGTTCAGCAGGTTCTCCTGGCTCGCCATGCTGTTCTCGGCAGGTATCGGGATCGGAGTGCTGTTCTTCTCCATCGCCGAACCGATCTTCTACTTCGACAACAGCCAAGCCGCCGGGTACCCCAACAACCCGATCGCGGACATGGCGGGCGCCGAGGCGCTGGACGAGCGGCGGGCCGCGCACGCCATGCGCGTCACCTACTTCCACTGGGGCGTTCACGGCTGGTCCGCGTATGTCCTGGTCGGGCTCTGCCTGGCCTACTTCGGATACCGCAAGAAGTTGCCGCTGACGCTACGCTCCGCCCTGTACCCCCTCATCGGCAACCGGATCTACGGCCCGATCGGCGACCTGGTGGATCTGCTGGCCGTGTTCGGCGGGGTCTTCGGCATAGCGACCTCCCTGGGCCTCGGGGCAAGCCAGATGGCCAGCGGCCTCAACGTCCTGCTCGGCGTCGATCCGGGTCTCCTCACGCAGGTCGCGCTCATCGCCGTCATCTCGCTGGCGGCCACGTTGTCCGTCGTATCCGGCGTGCAGCGCGGGATACGCCGCCTGTCCGAGTGGAACATCGGTCTGAGCATGGTTCTGCTGGGGTGCTTC
The DNA window shown above is from Candidatus Palauibacter scopulicola and carries:
- a CDS encoding BCCT family transporter, with protein sequence MKSRRNPRATAQGGLWKGLNPGMAVAAKGVVLVFVLATVWDVDAAGAVFGRVRAWIEGTLDWFYVLTVCATLFACLFLACSRFGRIRLGDEDSSPEFSRFSWLAMLFSAGIGIGVLFFSIAEPIFYFDNSQAAGYPNNPIADMAGAEALDERRAAHAMRVTYFHWGVHGWSAYVLVGLCLAYFGYRKKLPLTLRSALYPLIGNRIYGPIGDLVDLLAVFGGVFGIATSLGLGASQMASGLNVLLGVDPGLLTQVALIAVISLAATLSVVSGVQRGIRRLSEWNIGLSMVLLGCFLFLGPFTWLVGFAATSAVDYLWRAVPMGFWMADGPGQAAWQNAWTIFYWGWWISWAPFVGTFIARISRGRTLREFILGVLVVPTCLALVWFGIFGGNAIHLELTAPGGAGTAGIMELVRGGNYEAALYATIDRMSDTGWVVWAMSAMATVLVATWFVTSSDSGTLVITTFLSMGDPRPPRRFRIVWGLGVGAVAAVLLLADGLQALQTAAIAAALPVSVVLWFMIAGLLRSLARDP
- a CDS encoding oxidoreductase, encoding MGKVMLVTGASAGIGREAAILLARKGHTVYAGARRRDRLQALAEHGIAPVEMDVTKEGDNERAVRRIIEDEGRIDVLINNAGFGLYGPVEDIPLDDARYQFEVNLFGLAHLTQLVLPHMRAQRTGRIINVSSVVGKIFVPFGAWYVATKHALEGWSDCLRLETAPFNIQVVLVEPGAIKTEFFDVTRARLNEYYDGTAYKAQFEPFFRMFDDPKARDRSTAALVLAEVLLEAATTPNPRRRYVKGSMAWPALFIRKWLGDGPYEFLLRRAFR